The following are from one region of the Achromobacter xylosoxidans genome:
- a CDS encoding MBL fold metallo-hydrolase — MNPNEQKLQYPWADFQPEAGRSHGVADGVKWIRMPLPFALDHINLWLLRDNIDGRDGWTIVDCGITRDEVKTLWERVFETELEGLPVLRVIVTHMHPDHIGLAHWLCERWNAPLWMTMTDFMVASLWSSRRGEAGGGPGGQSAVDHFARHGLTDPDAQEQIRQRANYYPNLVPAVPARYTRIMNGDEVRIGGRDWRVIVGYGHAPEHASLYSPDLRVLISGDMVLPRISTNVSVFDYEPDANPLPLYLRSLDGYADLPEDTLVLPSHGRPFKGLHERIAQQHEHHRDRLAEVLEACAVQPQSTTDIVPVLFKRKLDLHQLTFAMGEALAHLHALYFEGKLKRALGADGIVRFSAA; from the coding sequence ATGAATCCGAACGAACAGAAACTGCAGTACCCCTGGGCCGATTTCCAGCCCGAAGCCGGCCGTTCGCACGGGGTGGCGGATGGGGTCAAGTGGATCAGGATGCCTCTGCCGTTCGCGCTGGATCATATCAACCTCTGGCTGCTGCGCGACAACATCGACGGGCGCGACGGCTGGACCATCGTCGACTGTGGCATCACGCGCGATGAAGTGAAGACGCTGTGGGAACGCGTGTTCGAGACCGAGCTCGAAGGCCTGCCGGTGCTGCGCGTGATCGTCACCCACATGCACCCCGACCACATCGGCCTGGCGCACTGGCTGTGCGAACGCTGGAACGCCCCGCTGTGGATGACGATGACGGACTTCATGGTGGCGTCGCTGTGGTCCTCGCGCCGCGGCGAGGCCGGCGGCGGTCCGGGCGGCCAATCGGCGGTGGATCACTTCGCGCGCCATGGCCTGACCGACCCGGACGCGCAAGAGCAGATCCGCCAGCGCGCCAACTACTACCCCAACCTGGTGCCGGCCGTGCCCGCGCGCTACACCCGTATCATGAACGGCGATGAGGTGCGCATCGGCGGGCGCGACTGGCGCGTCATCGTGGGTTACGGCCACGCGCCGGAACATGCCTCGCTGTATTCCCCGGACCTGCGCGTGCTGATTTCCGGCGACATGGTGCTGCCGCGCATTTCCACCAACGTCAGCGTGTTCGATTACGAGCCCGACGCGAATCCCCTGCCCCTGTACTTGCGTTCGCTGGATGGCTACGCCGACCTGCCCGAAGACACGCTGGTGCTGCCATCGCATGGCCGGCCTTTCAAGGGCCTGCACGAGCGCATCGCGCAACAGCACGAACACCATCGCGACCGCCTGGCGGAAGTGCTGGAAGCTTGTGCCGTCCAGCCGCAATCGACCACGGACATCGTGCCGGTGCTGTTCAAGCGCAAGCTCGACCTGCACCAGCTGACCTTCGCCATGGGCGAGGCGCTGGCGCACCTGCACGCGCTGTATTTCGAAGGCAAGCTCAAGCGCGCGCTGGGCGCGGACGGCATCGTGCGGTTCTCGGCCGCCTGA
- a CDS encoding Bug family tripartite tricarboxylate transporter substrate binding protein, producing MNLSKHLRRKAPTQALATVARRAGWAAVALACLSLRAHAQTDYPSKPLRLVVPYQAGGQVDVIARSVAEGLGKRLGQSVLVENKPGAGGIIATNHVAKSAPDGYTLLLTLATPITANLVLYKKLPYDPRTELRPISDISKSSGVIVVRGSLPVKNMDELIAHARKEPGALRMGSWGPGSTPHVIQRYMNKTYGIDILNVPYKGELPIVTALLAGQIDVALASAYTLRQHLAAGKIRALAVLGGKRISSLPDVPSMAEAGYDDEAYRTVTPTTLLAPAQTPADIVERLGREISATVQSPEVRERLLAMDLEPIGNLPHEAEAEYQTYLPIVLKLTTDAGVTLD from the coding sequence ATGAATCTAAGCAAACACTTGCGCAGGAAAGCCCCCACCCAAGCGCTGGCCACGGTTGCCAGGCGGGCCGGATGGGCTGCCGTTGCGCTGGCATGCCTGTCCTTGCGTGCGCACGCCCAAACCGACTATCCGTCCAAGCCCTTGCGCCTGGTCGTGCCTTACCAGGCTGGCGGACAGGTCGACGTCATTGCACGATCGGTAGCCGAAGGCCTGGGCAAGCGGCTCGGCCAGTCCGTGCTCGTGGAGAACAAGCCTGGCGCAGGCGGCATCATCGCCACCAATCACGTCGCCAAATCGGCCCCGGACGGTTACACCCTGCTATTGACCCTTGCCACGCCGATCACCGCCAACCTCGTGCTCTACAAGAAGCTCCCCTACGATCCGCGCACCGAGTTGCGGCCGATCTCCGATATCTCCAAGAGTTCGGGCGTGATCGTGGTCCGCGGTTCGTTGCCCGTAAAGAACATGGACGAGCTGATAGCGCACGCAAGAAAAGAACCTGGCGCGCTTCGAATGGGTTCGTGGGGACCGGGCTCCACGCCGCACGTCATTCAGCGCTACATGAACAAGACTTATGGCATCGACATCCTGAACGTGCCCTATAAGGGTGAACTGCCGATCGTGACGGCATTGCTTGCCGGCCAGATCGACGTGGCCCTGGCTTCCGCGTACACCCTCAGGCAGCACCTCGCCGCCGGCAAGATACGCGCCCTCGCGGTGCTCGGCGGAAAGCGGATCAGCAGCCTGCCAGACGTACCGAGCATGGCCGAGGCAGGCTACGACGATGAGGCGTATCGAACCGTGACGCCGACGACGCTGCTTGCCCCTGCCCAAACGCCCGCCGACATCGTCGAACGCCTGGGTCGCGAGATCAGCGCCACGGTGCAGAGCCCAGAGGTCCGCGAGCGGCTGCTCGCGATGGATCTGGAGCCGATCGGAAACCTGCCCCACGAAGCCGAGGCCGAGTACCAGACCTATCTTCCGATCGTTCTAAAGCTGACCACCGACGCAGGTGTGACGCTGGACTGA
- a CDS encoding LysE family translocator has translation MLPIDTLIAFFGIAVLLALTPGPDNLFVLMQSAIWGRKAGMFVVLGLCTGLLGHTAAVAVGLAAVFAASPMAFTVLKLAGAAYLAYLAWQILRAPVEAEDGKRPEPMKPGALYRRGIVMNLTNPKVLLFFFAFLPQFTSPALGRVGLQTMQLGAVFMVSTLLVFGAIAFFSGAFGELLQRSVTAKRWLNRIAALVFVGLAVRLATASR, from the coding sequence ATGCTGCCCATCGACACCCTGATCGCATTCTTCGGCATTGCCGTCCTGCTGGCCCTGACCCCGGGGCCCGACAACCTGTTCGTGCTGATGCAATCCGCCATCTGGGGCCGCAAGGCCGGCATGTTCGTGGTGCTGGGCCTGTGCACGGGACTGCTGGGACATACGGCCGCCGTGGCCGTCGGGCTGGCGGCCGTGTTCGCGGCCTCGCCCATGGCCTTCACCGTGCTCAAGCTGGCGGGCGCCGCGTACCTGGCCTATCTGGCGTGGCAGATCCTGCGCGCACCGGTCGAAGCCGAGGACGGCAAGCGCCCCGAACCCATGAAGCCCGGCGCGCTCTATCGCCGCGGCATCGTGATGAACCTGACCAATCCCAAGGTGTTGCTGTTCTTCTTCGCCTTCCTGCCGCAGTTCACCTCGCCGGCGCTGGGCCGGGTGGGCCTGCAGACCATGCAGCTGGGCGCGGTGTTCATGGTGTCGACGCTGCTGGTGTTCGGCGCCATCGCCTTCTTCTCGGGCGCGTTCGGGGAATTGCTGCAGCGTTCGGTGACGGCCAAGCGCTGGCTGAACCGGATCGCCGCGCTGGTGTTCGTCGGGCTGGCCGTGCGGCTGGCGACGGCCTCGCGTTGA
- a CDS encoding nitroreductase encodes MPFTAMPHSPQPMQDADARPDAALEAWLHARHSCRAFLPQPVARGTIERILDLAQRAASWCNCQPWQVTITEGAGTERLRDALQRRAEQSGFTPDFPFPREYQGEYLARRRESGFQLYGAVGVARGDREAYRRQEMRNFQLFDAPHVAIVTTDEALGEYGAMDCGGYVANFLLAAQANGVATVAQASLAMYPEVLRDELGIAADRRVVCGISFGYADTEHPANSYRTSRAPQSETVTWIGE; translated from the coding sequence ATGCCCTTCACCGCCATGCCGCATTCCCCGCAACCCATGCAGGACGCAGACGCGCGCCCCGATGCCGCACTCGAAGCGTGGCTGCATGCGCGCCACAGCTGCCGCGCCTTTCTGCCCCAGCCCGTCGCGCGCGGCACCATCGAACGCATCCTGGATCTGGCGCAGCGCGCCGCGTCCTGGTGCAATTGCCAGCCCTGGCAGGTGACGATCACCGAAGGCGCGGGTACGGAACGCCTGCGCGACGCGCTGCAACGCCGCGCGGAACAGTCTGGCTTCACGCCGGATTTTCCGTTTCCGCGCGAATACCAGGGCGAGTACCTGGCCCGCCGGCGCGAATCAGGCTTCCAGCTGTATGGCGCGGTCGGCGTGGCGCGTGGCGACCGCGAGGCATACCGCCGCCAGGAAATGCGCAATTTCCAGCTGTTCGATGCGCCGCACGTGGCCATCGTCACCACCGACGAGGCGCTGGGTGAATACGGCGCGATGGATTGCGGCGGCTATGTGGCCAATTTCCTGCTGGCGGCCCAGGCCAACGGCGTGGCGACCGTCGCCCAGGCATCCTTGGCCATGTATCCGGAAGTGCTGCGCGATGAACTCGGCATCGCCGCGGATCGCCGCGTGGTCTGCGGCATTTCCTTCGGTTATGCCGACACGGAGCACCCCGCCAACAGCTATCGCACCAGCCGCGCGCCGCAATCCGAAACCGTTACCTGGATCGGCGAATAG
- the metC gene encoding cystathionine beta-lyase — translation MPTKHIDTLLQHAGTAPFNPETGTAPVPLPPMRASTVRFENLAALEKAQRSKAAGGRASTYGRMGMDTHAALEEVFTQLEGGTHCYLASSGLSAMTMVMMALCSAGDHALISDCVYGPMRELDDAVLKRMNIEITYFAAGEDLEALVRPNTKLLYVESPGSLLFEMLDMGAMAAFAQSHGLVLATDNTWGSGYIYRPLTLGAQVSVIAGTKYVGGHSDLMLGAVVTNDEQIARKLNRTQYAMGYSISADDAWLALRGVRTMPIRMAQHARHALQVCEFLKSRPETVRLFHPAWPQDPGHALWQRDCTGSNGMLSVELRLSPAAARVFVDSLTLFGIGFSWGGYESLVQLVSSKDLAKHRYWGEGDNALVRLHIGLESPDDIIADLTQALEKAAAVQG, via the coding sequence ATGCCCACCAAACACATCGATACGCTTCTGCAGCACGCAGGCACCGCCCCGTTCAACCCGGAAACCGGCACCGCGCCGGTACCCCTGCCGCCGATGCGGGCCAGCACGGTGCGCTTCGAGAACCTCGCAGCGCTCGAAAAGGCCCAGCGCAGCAAGGCGGCAGGCGGCCGCGCCTCCACCTACGGGCGCATGGGCATGGACACGCATGCGGCGCTGGAAGAAGTCTTCACCCAGCTCGAAGGCGGCACGCATTGCTACCTGGCGTCCTCGGGCCTGTCGGCGATGACCATGGTCATGATGGCCCTGTGCTCGGCCGGCGACCACGCCCTGATCTCGGACTGCGTCTATGGTCCGATGCGCGAACTCGACGACGCGGTGCTCAAGCGCATGAACATCGAAATCACCTACTTCGCGGCCGGCGAGGACCTCGAAGCGCTGGTGCGTCCCAACACCAAGCTGCTGTACGTCGAATCTCCGGGATCGCTGCTGTTCGAGATGCTGGACATGGGCGCCATGGCCGCTTTCGCGCAGAGCCACGGGCTGGTGCTGGCCACCGACAATACCTGGGGTTCGGGCTACATCTACCGTCCCCTGACGTTGGGCGCGCAGGTATCCGTCATCGCCGGCACCAAGTACGTGGGTGGGCACTCCGACCTGATGCTGGGCGCGGTCGTCACCAATGACGAACAGATTGCCCGCAAGCTCAACCGCACGCAGTACGCCATGGGCTATTCGATCAGCGCGGACGACGCCTGGCTGGCTTTGCGCGGCGTACGCACCATGCCCATTCGCATGGCCCAGCACGCGCGCCATGCCTTGCAGGTATGCGAATTCCTCAAGAGCCGTCCCGAGACCGTGCGCCTGTTCCACCCGGCCTGGCCGCAGGATCCCGGCCACGCCCTGTGGCAGCGCGATTGCACCGGCTCCAATGGCATGCTTTCCGTCGAGCTGCGCCTGTCGCCGGCGGCCGCGCGCGTGTTCGTGGATTCACTGACGCTCTTTGGCATCGGCTTTTCCTGGGGCGGCTATGAAAGCCTGGTGCAGCTGGTGTCGAGCAAGGACCTGGCCAAGCACCGCTATTGGGGCGAAGGCGACAACGCCCTGGTGCGCCTGCACATCGGCCTGGAGTCGCCGGACGACATCATTGCCGACCTGACCCAGGCGCTGGAAAAGGCCGCCGCCGTCCAGGGCTGA
- a CDS encoding alpha/beta fold hydrolase: MPAGQAMTQAVPQAVALADFGSFYAGGRQVRIDGLPRRDIAFTQSASLAYDPNGLYHFEQAYVQYFIPARLAHPLPIVLLHGGGMTGAMWEQTPDGRPGWMQHFLRQGHAVYVVDNVERGRAGWAPFTQVWPEPPIIRNAEESWTLFRFGRAEDYPARRAFDGQRFPVAAFDDFIRHAVPRWLGNNDAALQGFCAVLDRVGPCLVMAHSHGGEVAYRALHARPDLVRGVIGIEPSGYSSEVTAQAVADKPFLFVYGDYLDATPLWEKLCATGQAYADELTRQGARVQTWRLADMGIAGNSHMPMMDDNSDDIAARIGAWIRGAAA; encoded by the coding sequence ATGCCCGCTGGTCAAGCCATGACGCAGGCGGTTCCCCAGGCAGTGGCCCTGGCCGACTTCGGCAGCTTCTACGCGGGCGGGCGGCAGGTGCGCATCGACGGCCTGCCTCGGCGCGATATCGCGTTCACGCAAAGCGCGTCGCTGGCGTATGACCCCAACGGGCTGTATCACTTCGAGCAGGCCTACGTGCAGTACTTCATCCCGGCGCGGCTGGCGCATCCGCTGCCCATCGTGCTGCTGCATGGCGGCGGCATGACGGGCGCGATGTGGGAACAGACGCCGGATGGCAGGCCGGGCTGGATGCAGCATTTCCTGCGGCAGGGACATGCGGTGTACGTCGTGGACAACGTCGAGCGCGGCCGCGCGGGCTGGGCGCCGTTCACGCAGGTCTGGCCCGAGCCGCCCATCATCCGCAATGCCGAGGAAAGCTGGACGCTGTTCCGCTTCGGCCGCGCCGAGGACTATCCGGCACGGCGTGCGTTCGACGGGCAGCGCTTTCCGGTCGCCGCGTTCGACGACTTCATCCGCCATGCGGTGCCGCGCTGGCTGGGCAATAACGATGCGGCATTGCAGGGGTTCTGCGCGGTGCTCGACCGCGTCGGACCGTGCCTGGTGATGGCGCACAGCCACGGCGGCGAAGTCGCCTACCGCGCGCTGCACGCGCGGCCGGACCTGGTGCGCGGGGTCATCGGCATCGAGCCCTCGGGCTACTCGTCCGAGGTGACGGCCCAAGCCGTGGCGGACAAGCCCTTTCTGTTCGTCTATGGGGATTACCTGGACGCGACGCCGCTATGGGAAAAGCTGTGCGCCACCGGCCAGGCCTATGCCGATGAGCTGACGCGCCAAGGCGCCCGCGTGCAAACCTGGCGCCTGGCCGACATGGGCATTGCCGGCAATTCGCACATGCCCATGATGGACGACAACAGCGACGACATCGCCGCGCGCATCGGCGCGTGGATACGCGGCGCGGCCGCCTGA
- a CDS encoding ABC transporter substrate-binding protein, which produces MKQRFPRKRAMLGLCLALAAGLAQANETDGVKIGVLTDMAGVTADATGRGSVEAARLAIEEMGGTLLGKPISLVSGDHQHRPDIGSGMARKWYDTDGVDVIVDVPNSSVALAVQGIARDKKKLVLFSSPGTTALTQAQCSSYGVQWTYTTYALSRGTATAVVNEGNKRWFILASDYAFGKQLAADTEAVVKANGGEVVGTVYHPLNASDFASFLLQAQASKAQIIAIANAGGDTISAIKQAAEFGIGGAQQLAAMLLLITDVHSLGLQAAQKTYLTVPSYWDMNDGTRAFAKKFEARVGRPPTFLQAGVYGSVRHYLQAVKAAGTVDADAVMAKMKSLPIDDPFSLNAHIREDGLVVRDMMLAQVKTPAQSKAPWDYYNIVRNIPGAALAWPLSESQCPLVKP; this is translated from the coding sequence ATGAAGCAGCGATTCCCGCGCAAACGCGCGATGCTGGGCCTGTGCCTGGCGCTGGCCGCCGGCCTGGCGCAAGCCAACGAAACCGACGGCGTGAAGATCGGCGTACTCACGGACATGGCGGGCGTCACCGCCGACGCCACCGGCCGCGGCTCGGTCGAAGCCGCCCGCCTGGCCATCGAGGAAATGGGCGGCACCCTGCTGGGCAAGCCGATTTCGCTGGTCTCGGGCGACCACCAACACCGGCCCGACATCGGCAGCGGCATGGCGCGCAAATGGTACGACACCGACGGCGTGGACGTGATCGTGGACGTGCCCAACTCGTCGGTCGCGCTGGCAGTGCAGGGCATCGCGCGCGACAAGAAAAAGCTGGTGCTGTTCTCCAGTCCTGGCACCACCGCGCTGACCCAGGCGCAGTGCTCGTCCTACGGCGTGCAATGGACCTACACCACGTATGCGCTGTCGCGCGGCACGGCGACCGCGGTGGTCAACGAGGGCAACAAACGCTGGTTCATCCTGGCGTCCGACTATGCTTTCGGCAAGCAGCTGGCGGCGGACACCGAGGCCGTGGTCAAGGCCAACGGCGGCGAGGTCGTCGGCACCGTCTACCACCCGCTGAACGCCTCGGATTTCGCGTCCTTCCTGCTGCAGGCGCAGGCATCCAAGGCGCAGATCATCGCCATCGCCAACGCCGGCGGCGACACCATTTCGGCCATCAAGCAGGCCGCGGAATTCGGCATCGGCGGCGCGCAGCAGCTGGCGGCCATGCTGCTGCTGATCACCGACGTGCACAGCCTGGGCCTGCAAGCCGCGCAGAAAACCTATCTGACCGTGCCGTCCTACTGGGACATGAACGACGGCACGCGCGCTTTCGCCAAGAAGTTCGAGGCCCGCGTGGGGCGTCCCCCCACCTTCCTGCAAGCCGGCGTCTACGGCTCGGTGCGCCATTACCTGCAGGCCGTGAAGGCGGCAGGCACGGTGGACGCCGACGCCGTCATGGCCAAGATGAAATCGCTGCCCATCGACGACCCGTTCAGCCTCAACGCGCACATCCGCGAAGACGGCCTGGTGGTGCGCGACATGATGCTGGCGCAGGTCAAGACGCCGGCGCAGTCGAAGGCGCCCTGGGACTACTACAACATCGTGCGCAACATCCCCGGCGCGGCGCTGGCCTGGCCCTTGTCGGAAAGCCAATGCCCGCTGGTCAAGCCATGA
- a CDS encoding thiol:disulfide interchange protein DsbA/DsbL: MLSPKIIRILAAAALTATAFFSPASHAQGTQQSIAINPPLPSDTPGRIEVLEFFAYTCPHCAAMEPMVEDWAKTAPPDVVLKQVPIAFNAGMKPLQQLYYTLLALDRPDLHPKVFAAIHGEHKRLFDKKAMGEWIATQGVDREKFDSVFDSFSVQTQVQRATQLADAYRIDGTPSFAVGGKFMTSPVMAGNSYEGALKEVTRLIPLARN; encoded by the coding sequence ATGCTGTCCCCCAAGATAATCCGCATCCTGGCCGCGGCCGCGCTGACCGCCACGGCATTCTTCAGCCCGGCTAGCCACGCGCAAGGCACGCAGCAGTCCATCGCCATCAACCCGCCGCTGCCGTCGGACACCCCGGGCAGGATCGAGGTCCTGGAATTCTTCGCCTATACCTGCCCGCACTGCGCCGCCATGGAACCCATGGTTGAGGACTGGGCCAAGACCGCGCCGCCGGACGTGGTGCTCAAGCAGGTTCCGATCGCGTTCAACGCCGGCATGAAGCCGCTGCAGCAGCTCTACTACACGCTGCTGGCGCTGGACCGCCCGGACCTGCACCCCAAGGTCTTTGCCGCCATCCACGGCGAGCACAAGCGCCTGTTCGACAAGAAGGCGATGGGCGAATGGATCGCCACGCAGGGCGTGGACCGCGAGAAGTTCGACTCGGTCTTCGACTCGTTCAGCGTGCAGACGCAGGTGCAGCGCGCCACCCAGTTGGCCGACGCCTACCGCATCGACGGCACCCCGTCGTTCGCCGTCGGCGGCAAGTTCATGACCTCGCCTGTCATGGCGGGCAACAGCTACGAAGGCGCGCTGAAGGAAGTGACCCGCCTGATCCCGCTGGCGCGCAACTGA
- a CDS encoding SPOR domain-containing protein: MATKRKTTRRSSGESGSTLYGALAGLLIGLIVAAVVAFYVTKAPVPFVDRASRQGDNGKLPDPRQAPDPNAGLYGRDGGAGTPSTGPTATAPAPLPGAGTGQATGPAASKGDDTPTKLDDLGALIATLPTSKAPAVASAAPSATPSQAPTPISKAAPAAAPAPAPKPAATASAANGTYYLQAGAFRGENDAESLKARIILLGLPVAVQKAEVNGKPINRVRVGPFARLDDMNRARGRLGENKIETAVVRQ; encoded by the coding sequence ATGGCAACCAAGCGCAAAACCACCCGCCGTTCCTCCGGCGAAAGCGGCAGCACCCTGTACGGCGCGCTGGCCGGCTTGCTCATCGGCCTGATCGTGGCCGCCGTCGTCGCCTTCTACGTCACCAAGGCGCCAGTGCCCTTCGTCGACCGGGCCAGCCGCCAGGGCGACAACGGCAAGCTGCCGGACCCGCGCCAGGCGCCAGACCCCAACGCCGGCCTGTACGGCCGCGACGGCGGCGCCGGCACTCCGTCCACCGGCCCGACCGCCACGGCGCCCGCGCCGCTGCCCGGGGCCGGTACCGGCCAGGCCACCGGACCCGCCGCCTCCAAGGGCGACGATACCCCCACCAAGCTGGACGACCTGGGCGCGCTGATTGCCACCCTGCCTACGTCCAAGGCGCCCGCCGTGGCTTCGGCCGCGCCGTCCGCCACCCCCAGCCAGGCGCCCACGCCTATCTCCAAGGCCGCCCCCGCCGCCGCGCCCGCGCCGGCTCCCAAGCCGGCCGCCACCGCGTCCGCGGCCAACGGCACGTATTACCTGCAGGCTGGCGCCTTCCGGGGCGAGAACGACGCGGAATCCCTCAAGGCCCGCATCATCCTGCTGGGTCTGCCGGTGGCGGTGCAAAAGGCCGAAGTGAACGGCAAGCCCATCAACCGGGTCAGGGTGGGCCCGTTTGCCCGCCTGGACGACATGAACCGGGCACGCGGCCGCCTGGGCGAGAACAAGATCGAAACCGCGGTGGTGCGCCAGTAA
- the argS gene encoding arginine--tRNA ligase, which yields MLLEQQKQLISLIQAAVAQSLPDAVANVLLERPKVAAHGDVATNVAMQLAKPARRNPRELAQAIVDALMAQPGAASLIEAAEIAGPGFINLRITAAARQAVIAAVAEQGAAFGRAPRNGEKILVEFVSANPTGPLHVGHARQAALGDAICRLYDAIGWDVTREFYYNDAGNQIQNLAISVQARARGLTTDSPEWPADGYKGDYIADIARDFQAGATVHSDGVDVTATGNVDNLDDIRVFAVAYLRREQDLDLQAFGLAFDNYYLESSLYTSGRVEATVKALIAGGHTYEEGGALWLRTTELGTGDDKDRVMRKSEGGYTYFVPDVAYHKAKWERGFHRAVNIQGSDHHGTVARVRAGLQALEEGIPKEYPAYVLHKMVKVMRGGEEVKISKRAGSYVTMRDLIDWVGRDAVRYFLIQRRADTEFVFDVDLALSKSDENPVYYIQYAHARICSVINNAAMPAADVAQADAALLTAPTEFALMQRLAEFPNVVALAAQELSPHHIAFWLRDCASDFHAWYNAERVLVDDRALKLARLRLASTTRQVLANGLELMGVSAPERM from the coding sequence ATGCTCCTCGAGCAACAAAAACAGCTTATCTCCCTGATCCAGGCCGCCGTCGCGCAAAGCCTGCCCGACGCCGTGGCAAATGTGCTGCTGGAGCGCCCCAAGGTCGCCGCCCACGGCGACGTCGCCACCAACGTGGCCATGCAGCTGGCCAAGCCGGCCCGCCGCAACCCGCGCGAACTGGCCCAGGCCATCGTCGACGCCCTGATGGCCCAGCCCGGCGCCGCCAGCCTGATCGAGGCCGCTGAAATCGCCGGCCCCGGCTTCATCAACCTGCGCATTACCGCCGCCGCGCGCCAGGCCGTCATCGCCGCCGTGGCCGAGCAAGGCGCCGCCTTCGGCCGTGCGCCGCGCAACGGCGAGAAGATCCTGGTCGAATTCGTGTCGGCCAACCCCACCGGCCCGCTGCACGTGGGCCATGCCCGCCAGGCCGCGCTGGGCGATGCCATCTGCCGCCTGTACGACGCCATCGGCTGGGACGTCACCCGCGAGTTCTATTACAACGACGCCGGCAACCAGATCCAGAACCTGGCCATCAGCGTGCAGGCGCGCGCCCGCGGCCTGACGACCGATTCCCCCGAGTGGCCCGCCGACGGCTACAAGGGCGACTACATCGCCGACATCGCGCGCGACTTCCAGGCCGGCGCGACCGTTCACTCCGATGGCGTGGACGTCACCGCCACGGGCAACGTCGACAACCTGGACGACATCCGCGTCTTCGCCGTGGCCTACCTGCGCCGCGAACAGGACCTGGACCTGCAGGCCTTCGGCCTGGCGTTCGACAACTACTACCTGGAAAGCTCGCTCTACACCTCCGGCCGGGTCGAAGCGACCGTCAAGGCGCTGATCGCCGGCGGCCACACCTACGAGGAAGGCGGCGCGCTGTGGCTGCGCACCACCGAACTGGGCACGGGCGACGACAAAGACCGCGTCATGCGGAAGAGCGAAGGCGGCTACACCTACTTCGTGCCGGACGTGGCCTACCACAAGGCCAAATGGGAGCGGGGCTTCCATCGCGCCGTGAACATCCAGGGCAGCGACCACCACGGCACCGTGGCGCGCGTGCGCGCCGGCCTGCAGGCGCTGGAAGAGGGCATTCCCAAGGAATACCCGGCCTACGTGCTGCACAAGATGGTCAAGGTCATGCGCGGCGGCGAAGAGGTCAAGATCTCCAAGCGCGCCGGCAGCTACGTGACCATGCGCGACCTGATCGACTGGGTGGGCCGCGACGCGGTGCGCTACTTCCTGATCCAGCGCCGCGCCGACACGGAATTCGTGTTCGACGTGGACCTGGCGCTGTCCAAGAGCGACGAGAACCCGGTCTATTACATCCAGTACGCGCACGCCCGCATCTGCTCGGTCATCAACAACGCCGCCATGCCGGCCGCCGACGTGGCCCAGGCCGACGCGGCGCTGCTGACCGCCCCGACCGAATTCGCGCTGATGCAGCGCCTGGCCGAATTCCCCAACGTGGTGGCGCTGGCGGCGCAGGAACTGTCGCCGCACCATATCGCCTTCTGGCTGCGCGACTGCGCCTCGGATTTCCACGCCTGGTACAACGCCGAGCGCGTGCTGGTCGACGACAGGGCCCTGAAGCTGGCCCGCCTGCGCCTGGCCTCGACCACGCGCCAGGTGCTGGCCAACGGGCTGGAGCTGATGGGCGTATCGGCGCCCGAGCGGATGTAA
- a CDS encoding DUF1840 domain-containing protein, giving the protein MLITFHSKVVAEVLMLTDHAGALLLAAGKSFKDKIPERGVFTVEQLGPAISGIERAIEEYQSAHDGSEEEDEDKAPASPMARMVGLKERAFPLLDMMRQSLAANAEVTWEVSRGW; this is encoded by the coding sequence ATGCTGATCACCTTTCATTCCAAGGTCGTGGCCGAGGTTCTGATGCTGACCGACCATGCCGGCGCGCTGCTGCTGGCGGCGGGCAAGTCCTTCAAGGACAAGATCCCGGAGCGCGGCGTTTTCACCGTCGAGCAGCTGGGGCCGGCCATCAGCGGCATCGAACGCGCGATCGAGGAATACCAGAGCGCCCATGACGGCTCCGAGGAAGAGGACGAGGACAAGGCCCCGGCCTCGCCCATGGCCCGCATGGTGGGCCTGAAGGAGCGCGCCTTCCCCCTGCTCGACATGATGCGCCAGTCCTTGGCGGCAAACGCCGAAGTCACCTGGGAGGTGTCGCGCGGCTGGTAA